The genomic segment CCGCATGACAGCACCGAAACCATCGATTCCGACAGCGATGGCCTCGGCGACAACTCCGACCCATATCCCAACAGCGTCGATGGAGATGCCGACGGTATTGATGATCCATTAGACAACTGCCCGACCTTGGCGAACGCCGACCAGGCAGATGACGATCAAAACGGAACCGGTGATGCGTGTGAGCCGAGCAGCGGCAGCAGCTGGGACAATTTCAACTGGGACGAAGCCAACTGGCAATAAGTCAGTACTGCGGCCCAACGAACACAACGAATTTGGAGCAAATTATGAAAACTCGGAGCATTTCAGTCATTTCCCTGATGATGTTGTCGATGGCGATTGCACCGCTGGTGGCCAAGGCTGGTACGGTGGATACGTCGGGCGTTACCACCTTCAGCGCCGGTTCCGCAGCAAAAGCCTCGGAAGTGAACGGCAACTTCAGCACCGTGATCACTGCGGTGAATGACAACGCATCCAGCCTGGCCGCTTTACAATCCAGTATTGAAGCCCTGCAAACCCAGCTGGAATCCATGCCGACCAAAGTAACCGACGTGTCCGATCTGGTTGGCCGTACCTATTGCATGATCCAGGATCACAGCGCCGGGCGTTACGAGGGCAATAACTACGCCAGCGTCAATTTCGCCAGTGAAACCTCCACCGTTACGGTGACCAGCGAAACCCAGCTATCGATCACCGGCGTGTCGTCGGATGAAGCAGAACTGGGCTTGCAGCTGAGTCAATACAGCTACAACGGCAGTGACGTGGATGGTCTGCAGGGGACACTGGAAGCCTATCAGGAGCCGGAATCTTATAATGGCACCATCAACAGCCTGAGCAACGGTGAGCTGTCGGTGACCGTCGGCAGCGATACCATCCAGTTTTACGTCAGCAAATACGGCGACGTGATGATCGGCCGTTCATTCACTGACGACAGTAGCGCCGCACCGGCTGAAATGTGGAACACCACCGCCGTACTGGTGGAGTGCCAGTAGGAGTGCCAGTAATAGAGCAATAGCGGGATTCCGGCCTGAACTGGCTAAAAGGGCGGCATATCGATAGAATGTCGCCCTTTTCTTTTGCCCGGTTGTTTCATCATGTTCTGATTGAAATACCGGAGCCTTCCAAGGCTGAATTCATCTGGAGAATTTCATGTCAGACATCAAAAAAGTGGTGCTGGCCTATTCCGGTGGTCTGGATACATCTGTGATCGCCAAATGGCTGCAAACCGAATACAACTGCGAAGTCGTCACCTTCACCGCCGACCTGGGTCAGGGCGAAGAAGTCGAACCGGCACGCGCCAAGGCCGAAGCACTTGGTATTAAAGAAATCTTTATCGACGACCTGCGTGAAGAATTTGCCCGTGACTTCGTCTTTCCGATGTTCCGTGCCAACACCATCTACGAAGGTGAGTACCTGCTGGGTACCTCCATTGCGCGCCCATTGATCGCCAAGCGTCTGATTGAAATCGCCAACGCAACCGGTGCCGATGCCATTGCTCACGGCGCGACCGGCAAAGGCAACGACCAGGTGCGTTTTGAACTGGGTGCCTATGCCCTCAAGCCCGGCGTTAAAGTAATTGCCCCATGGCGCGAATGGGATCTGACTTCCCGTGAAACCCTGATGGCCTACTGCGACGAGCACGACATCAAGGTCGAAAAGAAAGCCGGTAAAAAGTCGCCATACTCCATGGACGCCAACCTGCTGCACATCTCCTACGAAGGCGACATCCTGGAAAACCCATGGAACGAGCCAGAAGAAGACATGTGGCTGTGGTCTGTTTCGCCGGAAAAGGCCCCGGATGAACCGACCTACCTGACCATCAGCTTCAAGAACGGTGACCCGGTAGCCATCGACGGCGTTGATAAATCCCCGGCGACCATCATGGAAGAACTGAACAAGGTCGGCGGCGAAAACGGCATTGGCCGTGTCGACATCGTTGAAAACCGCTACGTCGGCATGAAAGCCCGTGGTTGTTACGAAACCCCAGCCGGTACGGTACTGCTGAAAGCACACCGCGCCATCGAGTCGATTACGCTGGATCGTGAAGCCGCGCACCTGAAAGACGAATTGATGCCGAAATACGCCAACCTGATCTACAACGGTTACTGGTGGTCTCCAGAACGTAAAATGCTGCAAGCCGCCATCGACGACACCCAATCAGTGGTAAACGGCGACGTCCGCGTAAAACTGTACAAAGGCAACGTGATCGTAGTTGGCCGCCAGTCTGAAGGTTCACTGTTCGACGAAGCCATCGCTACCTTCGAAGACGATGCCGGTGCCTACGACCAGAAAGACGCCGCAGGCTTTATCAAGCTCAACGCCCTGCGTCTGCGTACTGCTGCCAAAAAAGGCCGCAGCATGCTGTAAGGCGTTGCTGGATATCAGGCATTTGATGTTGGGCGTCTCGGCCTGAATCCGGCAAGACAGAACACAACGGGAGCATCGGCTCCCGTTTTGTTTGGTCCAGGGTCTGACTTGCTGCCGCGATTGTGGTTTCGCTCTGGACGGTTGCTGATTGATGCCAATATTGACATCTTCCTACCTTGGTCGAGGACGATCGTTTTACCGACCACAAGTCGTATGCGTCAGCAGAGCGAGGATGAGTCGCGCTGAGGCAGCCCGGAAATAACGCCGGAGTATCCACCACGAGACATCGAACTGACAAGCCAGCCGGTTTGGCGTATGCCCTTGGACGGCATCGGGTTGCGGGGCCATTGCAGATGTCTGCACCGGATGTTTCAAATGCGACCACATCCGTTTGGACAATGGGCCACCCGGGTGGGTTGGGCATATAATCCGTGAACAAAAATAAAAGCAAATTGTTGTAGTCGCTGATCGGATTGTCTGGCGTTTGCCCGGAGCTGTGGCTCACGGCGGCGACAGACTGAGCCTTGCTGACATCTCTGTCGTGTCGGAATGGCCAGCGCACAGGAGACATCAGGCATGGCGACACTGATCACCCCACGAGACCTGCCCACCTGGGTGCCCGGACGTGTGCTTTCCGCCAGCGATGGCCAGGGCTGGAAGGATGTCGCTCATCGGGCTTATCTCTATACCGGTCTCGACGTGCTCATTCCTGCCATGGATTGTTTCATGATCGTCCGCTATCGGGGTGGTGATACTCCTATGGATCGCTGCCTTGATGGGCGCTGGACGCGCAAAACCTGCACCCCGGGCGATTTTTCGCTGCTGACCCGGTCGACTCATTCCCACTGGCACTGGACCCAGTGCATCGATGTCGCGCACACCTACTTGTCCGATGCACTCATGTCCCGGGTAGCGACCGACATCGTCGAACGTGATGTGGCGGAAGTGCGACTGCATGATGTGCTTCAGGCGCAAGACCAGGTGGTGACGCAGATCACCGATGCCATCATGGCCGAGGCCAAACAACAGGGTGTGGGCGGTGCCTTGTACGCTGAGGCCCTGTCGATTCAGTTGGCAGTGCACTTGATTCGACAGTATGCCGAAGTGAGTTTTCGCGGCGAGGCGGTGGGCGGTGTGTTGTCACCGACGCTGATGCGACGCCTTGACGAGTTCATCGACACGCATCTGCACGAGGGGATCACCATCGAACGCATGGCGATGATCGCCGGTCTGGGGGTCTGGACCTTCACCAGGCATTTTCGGGAAAGTGCGGGAGTTTCCCCCTACGAATACGTGATCCGGCGTCGCGTTGAGCGCGCCACCCGGCTGCTCACGGGCAGCCAGCGTGCCATCAAGGAGATTGCCGCCGATTGCGGATTTTCCGATCAGGCGCACCTGACTCGGGCGTTGCGTGCGCGTCAGGGCATGACTCCGGCGCAGCTGCGGCGTGACGCAGGGCGTTGAGACGACAGCACGAAAAAAGGCCGGGTGCCGTTCTGGGCACCCGGCCAAGGCGCTGCGACGCTTGCCTCTATCCGCCGCTGGACAGAGCTACGTCAGAAGCGGAGAGCGTGTCATGACACGGAACAGGACAATAATGCTGAAAGATTCCGGTCGAGTTCGGTCATCATGTTGGCATCGGTGCCAAACAGCCCCAGATGGCCGTCGATGCTGCTCAAGGGATGGAACTCACTGCCGGCGATGAGTTGCTGCTCGGCCAGGCAGTCGTTGGGCGGGAAGAACATGTCGTGGCTGATCGGCATCACGAAGGTGTGAGCGGTGATGCGGCTGAGTGCCTCGGCCAGACTGCCTCCGGTATGTCGGCTGACGTCGCCACGCTGCCATTTCCATGCCATGCACAGCAGGTTGTTCGGGTCCATAGGCCCGAAGTAGCCGGTCATGAATTCGTCCACGAACGCGTCCATGTCGGCAAAGCCGAGGACCCGGTGCCGGCCGGCGCGGAAAAACTCGGTGCTCCAGCCCATGACCGCCCACAGCTTGGCATGCCGCTTCAGACCGGCGGCCACGTCGGCCGCTGTTTTGTAGCGCCCATCGCTGAATCCCGGGTCGGTGGTGATGGTTTCGATCAGGGTCTCGGCATACAGGAAGTCGTGCTCGGTGTTTTTTGCCGTGCCGGCAATCGGCGCGGCACGCAGCACCATCTGCGGATAACGGACCGCCCACTCGTAGGTCTGCTGTGCGCCCATGGAGCCGCCGACCACGAGTTGCAGTTTTTCGATGCCGAAGTGCTCGGTCAGCAAGCGGTGCTGGGCGCGCACGTCATCACCGATGCGCACACGCGGAAAATCCGGCCCCGCGATAGGCTCTGGTGCATTGCTGGGTGAAGTGGACAAGCCATTACCGATCTGATTGACCACGATGATGCAGTAACGTGACGGATCCAGCGCCCGGCCTTCGCCGATGTAGGCATCGCCCATGATCTTGCTGGTGCCCGAGTACCAGGTGGGCACCAGAATGGCGTTGTCGCGCGCCTCATTGAGCGTGCCGTGCATGGCCACCGCCAGCTGGCAGTGTTCGATGACACCGCCTTCTTCCAGTTCGAGACGGCCAATATCGATCAGCTCGAAGGGGCCGTGGCTGTCCTGCGTGTAGTAGTTGTTCATGGCAATATCTCATCTGTGAGTGCCCCGGCCGCTGCCGGAGCGTGAGAGTTCAGCGTGCGGTGTAGCCGCCGTCGATCACCAGCTCTGAGCCGGTAACCCAGCGGGCTTCGTCGGAGGCGAGATAGACCGCGCCCCAGGCGATGTCGTCCGGATCACCCGTACCCAGCAGCGGATGCAGCGCGTCCAGCGCCGCCTTGGCCTTCTCCAGTTCCATACCGGCGTTGTTGGCATAACGCTTGACCAGGGCGGTGAACACGAATCCGGGGTGAATGGAGTTGAAGCGGATCTTGTCCGGAGCGTAGATGAGCGCGTCGTTCTTGGTCATCAGCCGCACCGCGCCCTTGGCGGCGTGGTAGGGTGGAATGTCGCCACCGCCGACCAGTCCGTAGATGGATGAGATGTTCACCACCGATCCGCCTCCCGCCCGGCGCATGGCCGGGATCACGTGCTTGGTACACAGGAACACCGAAGTGGCGTCCACGTTCATGACGCGGTTCCATTCCGCCAGGCTGAGCTGGTCGGTGGGCGTGTTCTCGCCTTCGATGCCGGCGTTGTTAACCAGAATGTCGAGGTGACCAAAGCGCTGCTCAACGGCTTGCATCGCGTCACGCACCTGCTCTTCATTGGTCACATCGACCTGGACGAACATCGCCTGGCCTCCGCCGGTTTCGATCCGGTGCGCCAGATCAGCGCCCCGGCTGTCGAGGTCGAGAATGCCGATGGCCGCACCGTGCTCGGCCATGCGCAGGCAGATAGCTTCGCCAAAGCCGTTGCTGCCGCCGGTGATTGCCGCAACCTTGTTTTCAAGTCGTTTCATTGTCTTATCTCCAGTCGACTCTGCGTTCAGTGCATCTCGAAGCCGGGGTAGCCATCGCGGGCCAGTTCGTCACAGCGCTTGTGGTAGTTGCCGACGCCGCCGATGTAGGAGAGCAGGCGCCGGGGCTTGCCTTCCACGTTGGAGCCCATGTACCAGGAGTCGGTCTTGACCACGAGGGTTCTGGCTGCGGTCTCGTCGTGGTGGCGCACCCAGTCGTCTTCGAACTCGGCGGTTGCTTCAACCACCTGCTTGTCGTGCTTGAGGGCGTAGTCGATGCAGCCGGTGATCCAGTCAACCTGCTGTTGCAGACAGGTGGTCATGTTGCATAGGGCGGCCGAGGGTGCCAGCGGGGCACCGGTGGTGAACAGGTTAGGATAACCATGCACCTGCAGGCCCATGGAGGTGCGGATTTCCTGTTGCCACTGGTCCTTGAGCGAGCGATTGTTGCGGCCGCGAATGTCGATGCGTGAGAGGGCACCTGAACCGGCATCGAAGCCTACGGCCATGATGATCACATCCACCTCATGCACGGTGCCGTCGGACGTCTCGATACCCTCGGGCACAACACGGGTGATGGCGGTTTTCTTGCAGTCCACTGTCTCCACGTTGGGTTGCAGGTAGACCTCGAGATACTTGTTTTCCAACGGCACCCGGTGGGTACCGAAGCCGTAGTCGGTGGGGATCAGCAGCTCGCACAGCTTGGGGTCGTTGCCCAGGCGCGCGCGCATTTTAATGCGTACGAACCTGGAGACTTCTTCGCTGACGGCCTCATCAAAGAACATCTCGGGGAAAGAGGCCAGCCACAGAGCGAGAGAACCGTCTTCCCAAAGGCTCTCGAGTACCCGGGTGCGCTCTTCTGGCGTTTTTTCTGCCCAGGGGCCGGCATCGAAGTCGTAGTCGAAACCGGCGAAGGTCCCACGTACACGCTCCTTGAGTTCATGGAAACGTGCACTCCACTGATTCCAGTCGGCCTTGCTGTACTTGGGGTTACGCATGGGGATAACGTACTGCGGGGTGCGCATGAAAATCTTCAAGGTGCCGACTTCCGGCGCAATGGTCTGGATCACCTGAATACCGGTGGCACCGGTGCCGATAACCGCCACTCGCTTACCCTTGAGGTCGACCGGCTCCTTGGGCCACAGGGCTGTGTGGAAGATTTGTCCCTTGAAGCTGGACTGGCCTTCGAAGCGATTGGACAGCGGCGCGGAGAGCATGCCACAGCAGGCGATCAGGAATTGAGTGACGATCTTTTCACCTTCTGTGGTCTCGATACGCCAGACTTCGTCTTGTTCATCGAAGTGGGCCGAGGCGATACGAGTGTTGAACTGGATGTCTTTCTTCAGGTCAAGCGTATCGGCCACGTGGTTGAGCCAGCGTTCGGTTTCCGGCTGGGCTGGGAAGCGCTCCGAGGGCTGCCACGATTTGTAGAGTTCTTCCGAGAACCAGTACTGATAGATCTCTGCCTGGGAGTCGAAGCGAGCGCCAGGGTAGCGGTTCCAGTACCAGGTACCGCCTACGCCACTGCCGGCTTCATAGGCTCGAACCGACATGCCCATTTCGCGCAGGCGATGCAGCTGATACAGGCCGGCGACGCCTGCACCAATGACGACTGCGTTCAGGTAAATACCGCCGTGCAGGTCTATATCTGCGTATCCCTTCACGGGGAGCTGTTGAGTACTCATCTTATCTCCTTTCTTGTTATGGTCAGTCGGCGCAGGGATGCGTCGGCCGTGATCAGAATTTAAGGAAAGAGCGGTGGGCGCATCTTGTCGATTCGCGGCGAATGTTTGAACGATCAAGTGAAGTGAGCGCCTCGGCAGTCCATCAAGAACCGACAGGGGAAAAAAGCCGACTATCCTGTTGAGGTTCATCGACGCTTCAGGTGCTGGTTGCTGGCGAGAACTCTGTGCTCAGAAGACCTTCTGCAGTTCCGGATTGACTGGGGAGTGTTCAGTTTTCTGTGTCATTTAACTACCCTGACCAAAACAGGAAATGACACGCTATGTCCGATAACACATATGAAATTGATGTACAGGGGCCATCTATTTAATCCGGTCTCACTCTGGGCTACCGGATGGTGTCGAATCACGAAGCCGACTTGCAGGCCTGACGGGTCAAGTCAAACGTCGTCGACACAGAGTCGAGACCATCCGGCAGCCCCCGAAGGGCGCGGGTTGCCGCCGTCCAGTGCGGTGTTGACGAATTTGAAAAGGACTCGTCATTTCGCTGCATTCGTCGCCTTGCCCTGAACAACGGCAACACTCGCGCAGAGCCGTGCAGGATTAAATAGATGATGAGATGGACGCTCCCCATAGGATCCAGCGTCAAAAGCGCTAATATTTTGTTACGAGCAAAACGTCAATATGAGGAGCGTCCACATGAACAATATTAGTACCATCGCCATCGATCTTGCAAAGTCCGTTTTTCAGATCTGCATCGTCTCCGGGCACAACAAGGTATCGAAGCAGTTACGCCTCAGCCGGGAGAAATTCAGGCAATTCATGCTGGAGCAAACACCCTCCAGAGTCGTCATGGAGGCCTGTTATTCCTCGCATTACTGGGCCAGGTTATTTCAGCAACAAGGCCATCAGGTACTGTTGATTCCGGCCCAGCATGTCACGCCATTTGTGCGGGGCAACAAGAACGATCAGAACGATGCTCTGGCCATTTATGAAGCATCCATGAGACCCAATATCCGGTTTGTACCGATCAAGTCATTGGGTCAACAGGATGTTCAGAGCCTGCATCGAATGCGAGAACGGCTGGTCAAGGATCGCACTGCGCTTTGCAATCAGATGCGCGGTTTGTTGACGGACTATGGTTATATCTTCCCCGTCGGAATCAATGCTGTACTTAAAGGGTTGCGCGAGATTCTGGAACAAGGTGAGCTGTCTGGCATGATGCAGTCGGAGTTGAATTGGACATTGACTGAATATGACCTGTTATCGCGTCGGATTGATCACATTAACGAAGAATTAAAGCGTTATGGCGAACAGGATCAGCAATGCCAGAACCTGATCTCTATCCCTGGAATCGGGGCTCATATCGCGACGGCCATCAAGAGTACGGTGGGCAATGCGGAGGTCTTTCATAACAGCCGGGATTTTGCGGCGTGGACGGGGTTAACGCCGAGACAAAAGGCCAGTGGTCATAAATCGGTGATGTCAGGGATTACCAAGCGTGGGGATGCCTACTTGAGAAAATGACTGGTGCAGGCTGCACGTCACACACTGCGCTGGGCCAAGCGAAACGAAGACACAAATCTGGCGCGCTGGATGATAGACATCGTCCAGCGTCGCGGATTGCACAAGGGCGTTGTCGCCATTGCGCATAAACTGGCGCGGATTATTTGGAGCGTTTTGACACGTCAAACGGCCTTTAATCCGGCCTGAAAGCAAGAACCCATCGGGTAGTCGTTGTTTGATGATGTAACGGGGCAATCCGTCCCTGGTAGAGCCTGAGCGGGACACGATCGGCGTAGCCAGATCGAATAGATGTTAAAGGTGCCAGGGTTCGGATTTCATCAGGGCTGCGGGAGCTGATCCCGAACAGAAGCCGCTATTCATTCATGGACGGGATGTCAGAACTGCCACTGTCATCGCAACGAACAAGTGATGGTTAACAGGAAATAAATCAAGGGCATATGGCAGGTGTCAGGGCCAAGTCATCCTTGATATTGGGGAAGCGTCTATATATGTCCCCTTTAGATCAGTACCCTCATATGATCTCTCCGCGAAATTTGCTCGATTTTTAGCATTCTGTTGTGGCCGTTGTGTTGAAAACTCGTTAGAAAGCTGCTGCATGGCGGCTTTGAGCTGATATTTCTGCTGCGGGGGCGGGCGCAGGACTCAAAATTGATCTGATTTTCCTCATTCCTACGCTCTGCATGTGAATGTTAATTGGGCTGTCAACCCTGAGGGCCCATCTATTTAATCAGTTCTTGATACACTCCCACACACGACTTCGGATAACAACGGCCACACGCTACGCAACCCGGATTCTTCGACTTTGATAACCTGAACGACAAGCTGGATCAGCACAACGACCCACTCGCCAAAATCAACGAACTCGTCGACTGGGCTGCCTTCCGGCCTGTGCTCAGCAAGATCCGCATGCCACGCTCATCCAACAAGGGCCGTCCTCGTTCAGACACCCTCCCGCTCTGTTCAAAATAGTTTTCCTACGCCACTACGACAGCCTGTCGCTCAAGCAGGTTGAGTATCAAGTGTTAGACCGCTTGTCATTCCGCCGCTTCCTTGGCTTGTCGCTGGAAGATCCGGTACCCGATGCCAATACCGTCTGGAAGTATGAAGAGTTACTCGTCCAGAAAAACCTCACTGATGAACTGTTTTACAGCTTGCTCTCGCAAATCGAAGCCCACGGTTATCGGCCTCAAGGCGGTCAAATTGTCGATGCTACCCTGGTTGAAGCACCCAAGCGAAAAACCGAAGAGCAGCAGCAGGAAAAAGCCCGCAAAGCACAAGAAAAATCAGACGGAGATGACGATGATTCGACACCGCCGGCCCCTCCGGAACGCACTCCGGCCCAGCAGCGCCAGGCCAGTCGAGATGCGGCCTGGACGAAGAAACATGGCAAGAGCTACTTCGGCTATAAAAATCACACCAGCGCGGATGTCTGGGCAGATAGCGCTTATCGAAGCGCAGAAAATGAAAGCATGTTGAAAGATCGGGGCTATCGCTCCCACATCCACCGCAAGAAACCGCGAGGCAAGGACATGCCTGAACGTAGCAAGCTGGCGAATCAAAAACGCTCTCAGGTTCGGGCACGTGTCGAACATGTTTATGCGGACATGAAACGCGACGGCAAAAAGTTCATGGTGCGCTGCATCGGCCAGGCCAGAGCGGAACTGAGAATCGGTTTGATGAACATGGTGTACAACGCTCGTCGCTGGAGCTTTTTATCTCGTGTGGGATAGGTGCGTCTGCATGACGCGATTTGGACTGAAAGTAGTCCAAATCTTTACTGAATTGGCCGGAAATAGGCCGGATCAAGCCGCATTAGGATATTTCGAAGTCATTGATGTGAATAATGTGCTGCAACGGTGGCTTTACACGACTAAATAGATCTCCCCTAAAGCTTAGTTACTGTATTGCCCTCGACAGCACTGGGTAAAGCATTAATGTATTTACATAATCAATGGGGCCGATTTATCGGCTACCTTGAAGATGGGGCTTATCCCATCGACAACAATCCGGCCGAGCGTGCAATCCGGCCCTTCACCATTGGCCGAAAAAACTGGATGTTTAGTAAAAGCCAGGCGGGTGCCAGAGCCAGTGCTAATCTCTACAGTGTGATCGAAACGGCCAAGGCCAATGACCTCAATGTGTATGATTATTTAGCCCTAATTTTTAACGAGCTGCCTAACGCCCAAGGCGTTGAGGATATTGAAGCGTTATTGCCATGGAATGTGGCGTTCGGCTAGGGCGTGTTTCGATTGGCGTTTACCATTAATTTTGGCGAGTGGGTCGTTGTGCTGATTCAGTTTGTCGTTCAGGTCATCAAAGTCGAAGAATCCTGGCTGCATACCGTGTAACCGTTGTTATCCGAAGTCGTGTGTGGGAGTGTATCAAGAACTGATTAAATAGATGGGGCCCAGAGGCTGGAAGCACTGCAGTGGAGCGCATTTTTGATATGATTGATATATCAGTCTTTCAAATAGTTTTTCTACAGTCTCGTTATGTGAATCAGTATTCATAGTGGTAGCGTAACTGAGCGATTAAAAGGCTATCATCGGATACTTTATATACGAATCGATGCTCATCATTAATACGACGAGACCAAAAACCAGATAGGCCATGCTTTAGCGGCTCGGGTTTACCTATACCTTCAAAAGGATCACGGGAAGAATCCTTGATTAAGGCGTTGATCCTTTTGACCATGGCTTTGTCTGTTTTCTGCCAATATAGATACTCTTCCCAAGCCCTAGAGGAGAATGTTAGCTTCATTCCATTAAGTCTCTCTCGGTGCCTTTTCCGGCTTCGAGTTCTGCAATGGATTCAAGCAAATGTCTCGCGTTTGCAGGAGAGCGTAGAAGGTAGGCTGTCTCCTCCATGGCTTGGTAGTCTTCGAGGGAGAGCATAACCACGGGTGTCTCACTCTTTCTGGTAATAATCACTGGTGAGTGGTCGTTACAGACCCTTTCCATGGTTTTGGCAAGGTTTGCTCGGGCTGCTGTGTAGCTTATGGCGTCCATAATAATTTTCCTGTACGTAAACCTGTACGTAACTGTGAGGCCACATAACAAGGTTGTCAACCGAATGCAGTTTGCTACGCTCCGTTTTGCGGTGGCTGCGCCACTTTACCGCAAAACTCCACTTCACAAACCGTACCGTTTACAACGGCGTTAGACGTATCAAACCCCTCTTTATACGCTCAACCAAACATTAACAAGTCGCCCCTGAAAAGCCAGAACCCCAGTTTTCATCGGCCTCTCAAGCCTGTTACGGCAAGACTTTCTACCAGTAAAATCATATTACGATATCAAAATCTGGTAGATAGCCATGACGCCCAAGGACAAACAGCACGATAAACAGAAAGATTTCCTGCGCCCGGAGCTGCTTGACCTGATCGACCCCAGGCATGAACTCGTTCAGCTCAGTCAACGTATCGACTGGGCTGAACTGGAGCGTCACTGTCAGAGTTTTTACTGCACAGACAACGGACGTCCTGGATCATCGTCCCGATTAATGATTGGCCTGACACTCCTGAAACACATCTACGCGCTATCGGATGAACACTGCATCGCCCGCTGGGTAGAAAACCCTTACTGGCAGCACTTCTGCGGCGAACAATACTTTCAACATCGACCACTGATTGATCCCACCACGTTCGGGCGTTTCTGCCGACGTCTCGGCGAGGACGGGTTAAAGACACTGATGAAAATGACGGTTCGCCTAGGGTTGGAACTGAATATCATCGACGAAGCCAGCTGTAAGACTCTGGTCGCGGACACGACCGTGATGGAAAAAGCCATTGCCTAATCCGACCGACAGCCAGCTCTTCAAGCGCGTACAGGAACAGCTGGCGATGCTCGCCAAAGCTCAGGGGATCTCGTTGCGGCAAAGCTACGAAAAAGAGCTGACTCATCTCAAACACAAAGCGGCGGGCTATGCCCATGCCCGACAGTTCAAGCGTTTGAAGAAGGCTCTCAAGAAAATGGCGACGCTGGTTGGGCGACTGACGCGGGACATCCTGAGCAAGCTTCCAGCCACCGAGCAAAGCCGACTTATTCTTGAGAAAGCCGCGCAGGCATCCCAACTCATCAAGCAAACCCGACCAGGCTGGGAAGGCCCGAAACGGTACAGCTTGCATGAACCGGACGTTCAGTGCATAGCCAAAGGCAAGAGCCGACAACTCTATGATGGCCATACCCTGTACTGGAATCTGATTCAAAGCTGGCTGAACACAGGAGTAAAGCCGCAAGAGATCCTGGTTGACCGGGGTTATCGAGGGGCGCAACACGACCGTCGTATTGCTGCGGTGAACGTCTGCATCAGCCATCAGAAGCAAGGGCGAGGCAAAGTTCATCCGCAACAATCAAAGCAGAATGGTATTGAGCCGATCATAGGCCACATGAAGTCAGATGGACTGATGAAGAGAAA from the Candidatus Thalassolituus haligoni genome contains:
- a CDS encoding SDR family NAD(P)-dependent oxidoreductase, whose product is MKRLENKVAAITGGSNGFGEAICLRMAEHGAAIGILDLDSRGADLAHRIETGGGQAMFVQVDVTNEEQVRDAMQAVEQRFGHLDILVNNAGIEGENTPTDQLSLAEWNRVMNVDATSVFLCTKHVIPAMRRAGGGSVVNISSIYGLVGGGDIPPYHAAKGAVRLMTKNDALIYAPDKIRFNSIHPGFVFTALVKRYANNAGMELEKAKAALDALHPLLGTGDPDDIAWGAVYLASDEARWVTGSELVIDGGYTAR
- a CDS encoding helix-turn-helix domain-containing protein gives rise to the protein MATLITPRDLPTWVPGRVLSASDGQGWKDVAHRAYLYTGLDVLIPAMDCFMIVRYRGGDTPMDRCLDGRWTRKTCTPGDFSLLTRSTHSHWHWTQCIDVAHTYLSDALMSRVATDIVERDVAEVRLHDVLQAQDQVVTQITDAIMAEAKQQGVGGALYAEALSIQLAVHLIRQYAEVSFRGEAVGGVLSPTLMRRLDEFIDTHLHEGITIERMAMIAGLGVWTFTRHFRESAGVSPYEYVIRRRVERATRLLTGSQRAIKEIAADCGFSDQAHLTRALRARQGMTPAQLRRDAGR
- a CDS encoding IS110 family transposase; translation: MNNISTIAIDLAKSVFQICIVSGHNKVSKQLRLSREKFRQFMLEQTPSRVVMEACYSSHYWARLFQQQGHQVLLIPAQHVTPFVRGNKNDQNDALAIYEASMRPNIRFVPIKSLGQQDVQSLHRMRERLVKDRTALCNQMRGLLTDYGYIFPVGINAVLKGLREILEQGELSGMMQSELNWTLTEYDLLSRRIDHINEELKRYGEQDQQCQNLISIPGIGAHIATAIKSTVGNAEVFHNSRDFAAWTGLTPRQKASGHKSVMSGITKRGDAYLRK
- a CDS encoding alpha/beta fold hydrolase encodes the protein MNNYYTQDSHGPFELIDIGRLELEEGGVIEHCQLAVAMHGTLNEARDNAILVPTWYSGTSKIMGDAYIGEGRALDPSRYCIIVVNQIGNGLSTSPSNAPEPIAGPDFPRVRIGDDVRAQHRLLTEHFGIEKLQLVVGGSMGAQQTYEWAVRYPQMVLRAAPIAGTAKNTEHDFLYAETLIETITTDPGFSDGRYKTAADVAAGLKRHAKLWAVMGWSTEFFRAGRHRVLGFADMDAFVDEFMTGYFGPMDPNNLLCMAWKWQRGDVSRHTGGSLAEALSRITAHTFVMPISHDMFFPPNDCLAEQQLIAGSEFHPLSSIDGHLGLFGTDANMMTELDRNLSALLSCSVS
- a CDS encoding argininosuccinate synthase; its protein translation is MSDIKKVVLAYSGGLDTSVIAKWLQTEYNCEVVTFTADLGQGEEVEPARAKAEALGIKEIFIDDLREEFARDFVFPMFRANTIYEGEYLLGTSIARPLIAKRLIEIANATGADAIAHGATGKGNDQVRFELGAYALKPGVKVIAPWREWDLTSRETLMAYCDEHDIKVEKKAGKKSPYSMDANLLHISYEGDILENPWNEPEEDMWLWSVSPEKAPDEPTYLTISFKNGDPVAIDGVDKSPATIMEELNKVGGENGIGRVDIVENRYVGMKARGCYETPAGTVLLKAHRAIESITLDREAAHLKDELMPKYANLIYNGYWWSPERKMLQAAIDDTQSVVNGDVRVKLYKGNVIVVGRQSEGSLFDEAIATFEDDAGAYDQKDAAGFIKLNALRLRTAAKKGRSML
- a CDS encoding flavin-containing monooxygenase, whose product is MSTQQLPVKGYADIDLHGGIYLNAVVIGAGVAGLYQLHRLREMGMSVRAYEAGSGVGGTWYWNRYPGARFDSQAEIYQYWFSEELYKSWQPSERFPAQPETERWLNHVADTLDLKKDIQFNTRIASAHFDEQDEVWRIETTEGEKIVTQFLIACCGMLSAPLSNRFEGQSSFKGQIFHTALWPKEPVDLKGKRVAVIGTGATGIQVIQTIAPEVGTLKIFMRTPQYVIPMRNPKYSKADWNQWSARFHELKERVRGTFAGFDYDFDAGPWAEKTPEERTRVLESLWEDGSLALWLASFPEMFFDEAVSEEVSRFVRIKMRARLGNDPKLCELLIPTDYGFGTHRVPLENKYLEVYLQPNVETVDCKKTAITRVVPEGIETSDGTVHEVDVIIMAVGFDAGSGALSRIDIRGRNNRSLKDQWQQEIRTSMGLQVHGYPNLFTTGAPLAPSAALCNMTTCLQQQVDWITGCIDYALKHDKQVVEATAEFEDDWVRHHDETAARTLVVKTDSWYMGSNVEGKPRRLLSYIGGVGNYHKRCDELARDGYPGFEMH